Proteins found in one Brevibacillus brevis genomic segment:
- the rplT gene encoding 50S ribosomal protein L20, with protein MPRVKGGIVTRRRHKKILKLAKGYFGSKHRLFKSANAQVMKSLLYAYRDRRQKKRDFRKLWITRINAQARMNGLSYSRLMHGLKVAGIEVNRKMLADLAVNDKAAFNELATVAKGKLNA; from the coding sequence ATGCCAAGAGTAAAAGGTGGCATTGTTACACGCCGTCGTCATAAGAAAATCCTGAAGCTGGCGAAAGGATACTTCGGTTCCAAACATCGCCTGTTTAAATCCGCTAATGCGCAGGTAATGAAATCCCTGCTGTATGCATACCGCGACCGTCGTCAAAAGAAACGTGATTTCCGCAAACTGTGGATCACTCGTATCAACGCGCAAGCTCGCATGAACGGTCTGTCCTACAGCCGTTTGATGCACGGCCTGAAAGTTGCTGGCATCGAAGTTAACCGCAAAATGCTGGCTGACTTGGCTGTTAACGACAAAGCTGCGTTCAACGAACTGGCAACAGTTGCAAAAGGCAAACTGAACGCTTAA
- the infC gene encoding translation initiation factor IF-3 encodes MLINEAIRAREVRLIGADGSQLGVVPFREALRIAQEAELDLVNVAPTAKPPVCRIMDYGKFKYEQAKKEKEARKNQKIIELKEVRFSSNIEEHDFQTKLRNVRKFLEDQHKVKCTIRFRGREITHSEIGLGVMERVAAQCEDLATPERKPKIEGRSMIMILAPKAEKQ; translated from the coding sequence ATGTTAATTAACGAAGCGATCCGTGCCCGTGAAGTCCGTTTAATCGGTGCTGACGGGAGCCAATTGGGAGTCGTACCTTTTAGGGAAGCATTGCGCATTGCCCAGGAAGCTGAATTGGATCTGGTAAACGTTGCTCCTACAGCCAAGCCGCCTGTATGCCGTATCATGGACTATGGAAAGTTCAAATACGAGCAGGCGAAAAAGGAAAAAGAAGCGCGTAAAAACCAGAAGATCATCGAGCTGAAAGAAGTGCGTTTTTCTTCTAACATCGAGGAACACGATTTTCAAACAAAGCTTCGCAACGTCCGCAAGTTCTTGGAGGATCAACACAAGGTGAAGTGTACGATCCGTTTCCGTGGACGTGAAATCACCCACTCCGAAATTGGACTAGGCGTTATGGAACGTGTAGCTGCCCAGTGTGAAGATCTCGCTACGCCTGAGCGCAAGCCGAAGATCGAAGGCCGCAGCATGATCATGATTCTGGCTCCGAAAGCGGAAAAGCAGTAA
- the thrS gene encoding threonine--tRNA ligase, whose amino-acid sequence MAQIHVTFPDGAVRQYDAGITIEDIAGSISSSLKKKAVAGKKDGKVVDLYTELTDDAAIEIVTLDSADGLEVYRHSTAHLLAQAVKRIYGAEVKFGIGPVIEDGFYYDMDIPVSLSPEDLGKIEAEMEKIVKEDLPIRRKVVSREEATAIFQELNDHLKLELIRDLPEDATITLYEQGEFFDLCRGPHLPSTGYIKAFKLMSVAGAYWRGKAENQVLQRVYGTAWPKKADMDEYLHFIEEAKKRDHRKLGKELGLFMFSEEAPGMPFYLPKGFTVRNELEQFSRRLQQLAQYTEVRSPFLMNERLWKESGHWDHYKENMYFSEVDNATYALKPMNCPGHMLIYKNEMHSYRDLPIRYSEFGQVHRHEYSGALNGMLRVRTFCQDDAHVFVRPDQIASEIKGMITLIDSIYKVFGFEYSVALSTRPEDSMGSDELWEAAESSLKTVLEELGMAYEIKDGDGAFYGPKIDFQITDALKRRHQCGTIQLDFQMPEKFDLTYVGQDNEKHRPVVLHRAMYGSMERFIGILIEHYAGAFPIWLTPIQARIMNISEVHMPYAEQVREKLQQAGIRVELDGRNEKIGYKIREAQVEKIPYMLVIGEKEVADGTLSVRKRGVGDEGAMTVDAFVEKIRAEINEMK is encoded by the coding sequence GTGGCACAAATTCATGTTACTTTCCCAGATGGAGCCGTTCGTCAATACGACGCTGGGATTACGATCGAGGACATCGCAGGCTCCATTAGCTCTAGCCTGAAGAAAAAGGCAGTAGCTGGTAAAAAAGATGGCAAGGTTGTCGATCTGTACACAGAACTCACAGATGACGCAGCGATTGAAATCGTTACCCTCGATTCTGCTGACGGATTGGAAGTATACCGCCACAGTACAGCTCACTTGCTTGCTCAAGCGGTAAAACGCATTTACGGCGCTGAAGTGAAGTTTGGAATCGGTCCTGTGATCGAAGATGGCTTCTACTACGACATGGATATTCCGGTTTCCCTTTCCCCAGAGGATTTGGGCAAAATCGAGGCGGAAATGGAAAAAATCGTGAAGGAAGACCTGCCGATTCGCCGCAAAGTCGTAAGCCGCGAAGAAGCAACTGCGATTTTCCAAGAACTGAACGATCACCTGAAGCTGGAACTGATTCGCGACCTGCCAGAGGATGCGACTATTACGCTGTATGAGCAAGGCGAATTTTTCGACCTCTGTCGTGGACCGCACTTGCCGTCTACTGGCTACATCAAAGCATTCAAGCTGATGAGCGTGGCAGGTGCATACTGGCGCGGAAAAGCAGAAAACCAAGTTCTGCAACGCGTATACGGTACAGCTTGGCCGAAAAAAGCAGACATGGATGAATATCTGCACTTCATCGAAGAAGCGAAAAAGCGCGATCACCGCAAATTGGGGAAAGAACTGGGCTTGTTCATGTTCTCCGAGGAAGCACCGGGTATGCCGTTCTATCTGCCAAAAGGCTTCACTGTTCGCAACGAGCTGGAGCAATTCTCCCGCCGTCTGCAACAATTGGCACAATACACAGAAGTGCGCTCTCCTTTCCTCATGAACGAGCGTCTCTGGAAAGAATCCGGTCACTGGGATCACTACAAAGAGAACATGTACTTCTCTGAAGTAGACAACGCGACTTACGCCTTGAAGCCAATGAACTGCCCAGGTCACATGCTGATCTATAAAAACGAGATGCACTCTTACCGCGACCTGCCGATCCGTTACTCCGAGTTCGGGCAAGTTCACCGCCATGAATACTCCGGAGCCCTGAATGGAATGCTGCGGGTGCGGACCTTCTGCCAGGATGACGCGCACGTATTTGTCCGTCCAGATCAGATCGCGAGCGAAATCAAAGGCATGATCACTTTGATTGACAGCATCTACAAGGTATTTGGCTTCGAATACAGTGTGGCTCTATCCACTCGTCCGGAAGATTCCATGGGCTCTGATGAGCTGTGGGAAGCAGCGGAAAGCTCTCTGAAAACAGTGTTGGAAGAGCTCGGTATGGCCTATGAAATCAAAGACGGAGACGGTGCGTTCTACGGACCGAAGATCGACTTCCAAATTACCGACGCGCTGAAACGCCGTCACCAATGTGGAACGATCCAACTGGACTTCCAAATGCCTGAGAAATTTGACCTGACTTATGTTGGTCAAGACAACGAGAAGCACCGTCCGGTTGTCTTGCACCGTGCGATGTACGGCTCCATGGAGCGTTTCATTGGTATCCTGATCGAGCACTACGCAGGTGCATTCCCGATTTGGCTGACACCAATCCAAGCACGCATCATGAACATCAGTGAAGTGCACATGCCATATGCAGAACAAGTAAGAGAAAAACTGCAACAAGCTGGCATTCGTGTAGAGCTGGATGGCCGCAATGAGAAAATCGGCTACAAAATCCGTGAAGCACAAGTTGAAAAAATCCCGTACATGCTGGTCATCGGTGAAAAAGAGGTGGCTGACGGTACACTGTCCGTCCGCAAACGCGGAGTGGGCGATGAAGGCGCGATGACAGTGGATGCATTTGTTGAAAAAATCCGCGCTGAAATCAATGAAATGAAGTAA
- a CDS encoding methyl-accepting chemotaxis protein, with translation MRVSIKQRLIAAFLAIILIPIGVISSFVYVSMEERIQTYFIESSTKEVAQVDNAINLYFDSIRENVNLIAGSPLLKSADNTITTYMDKPTKTKHTPLQNGGVEAAIFQDFLRFVDSHPNTAFIYLATKYGGYIQWPTDDVIPNYDPRTRDWYKKPMENPGKVITTDPYLYLGDNSIVISNVTTLKDDKGEPLGVVGLDVNLKGLTDILKEIKIGKTGYLMLVGKDGTILANPKNPELNSKNLKDTQIPELAAIAENTSSSFAVTMNDTEYLANVFTSEKNGWKYISFIERAELSAEAHQIGLIIGALSILFALLAVVASVLFSHKFTKPLLVIGNQIAQIGRGDFTGELSKNLLERKDEIGMLGQSIQVMQVSIQGLIREVQKAVNTLSTSSDNISVRLADNVDTTNKISTTIQEVASGAQNQLRGTEESARAMEEMSIGIQRVAETTSIISESSTSTADEAQLGNQSIQKAIQQMDSIRGSVEHSVSVVKQLGERSKEIVQIIDVITGIASQTNLLALNAAIEAARAGEHGRGFAVVADEVRKLAEQSDESARQIANLIQEIQADTNMAVNSMDSVNQDVQVGLSTVLESGEAFQRILQEIQQITDQIQEVSAVSEQMSAGSEQVAASVDETAQIARISAHNAENLAASSKGQLATMEEFAVSFESLNQMARELERMITKFKI, from the coding sequence ATGCGGGTAAGCATCAAGCAAAGACTGATAGCAGCATTTCTTGCCATTATTTTAATCCCGATTGGAGTGATTAGCTCATTTGTATATGTCAGTATGGAGGAGCGAATCCAAACTTATTTTATTGAATCCTCGACAAAAGAAGTGGCTCAGGTAGACAACGCGATTAACTTGTATTTCGACTCGATTCGTGAAAACGTAAACCTGATAGCAGGCAGTCCCTTGCTAAAGAGTGCAGATAACACCATTACGACGTATATGGATAAACCGACCAAAACCAAACATACCCCATTGCAAAATGGCGGGGTAGAGGCGGCTATTTTTCAAGATTTCCTTCGATTTGTCGATTCTCATCCGAATACTGCATTTATTTATTTAGCGACCAAATACGGAGGATATATACAATGGCCGACAGATGATGTCATTCCGAATTACGATCCGCGTACAAGGGATTGGTACAAAAAACCAATGGAGAATCCCGGAAAAGTGATTACGACAGATCCGTATCTCTATTTGGGGGATAACAGCATCGTGATCAGTAACGTGACGACATTAAAGGATGACAAGGGTGAGCCACTGGGCGTTGTTGGACTGGATGTAAATTTAAAAGGGCTTACCGATATTTTGAAAGAAATTAAGATTGGGAAAACGGGTTACCTCATGCTGGTTGGCAAAGACGGAACGATTTTGGCTAATCCGAAGAACCCTGAGCTCAATTCGAAAAACCTGAAAGATACGCAAATTCCTGAATTGGCTGCTATCGCTGAGAATACCTCCAGCAGCTTTGCAGTCACGATGAACGATACCGAGTATTTGGCGAACGTCTTTACTTCCGAAAAAAACGGTTGGAAATATATTTCGTTTATTGAAAGAGCTGAGCTTTCTGCTGAAGCCCATCAAATCGGTTTGATCATCGGGGCGTTAAGCATTTTGTTTGCTTTACTAGCGGTTGTCGCTTCCGTTCTTTTCTCGCACAAATTTACCAAGCCATTGCTTGTTATCGGTAACCAGATTGCGCAGATCGGTCGTGGTGACTTTACCGGGGAATTGTCCAAAAACCTTTTGGAAAGAAAAGACGAAATCGGCATGCTTGGTCAGAGCATTCAGGTGATGCAAGTATCCATCCAGGGACTCATTCGAGAAGTCCAAAAAGCGGTTAATACACTCTCTACTTCGTCAGACAACATATCGGTTCGCTTGGCGGACAATGTAGATACGACGAACAAGATTTCTACTACGATACAGGAAGTAGCGAGCGGGGCGCAAAATCAGCTCAGGGGTACGGAAGAATCCGCAAGAGCGATGGAAGAAATGTCGATCGGCATCCAACGTGTGGCGGAGACCACCTCCATCATCTCGGAATCATCTACGAGTACCGCGGATGAAGCGCAGCTAGGAAACCAGTCCATCCAAAAGGCTATCCAGCAAATGGACTCCATCCGTGGCTCTGTGGAACATTCCGTATCCGTCGTCAAGCAATTGGGGGAGCGTTCCAAAGAAATTGTGCAAATCATTGATGTGATTACGGGAATTGCTTCCCAAACGAATCTGCTTGCTCTCAACGCAGCCATCGAGGCTGCTCGCGCGGGAGAGCATGGACGAGGTTTTGCTGTCGTAGCAGATGAAGTGAGAAAACTCGCTGAACAGTCTGATGAATCTGCTCGTCAAATCGCCAACCTCATTCAGGAGATCCAAGCAGATACGAACATGGCAGTCAACTCGATGGACTCCGTCAATCAAGATGTGCAGGTTGGATTGTCAACCGTACTGGAGTCAGGAGAAGCCTTCCAACGGATCTTACAAGAAATTCAACAGATAACCGATCAAATTCAGGAGGTTTCTGCTGTCTCTGAACAGATGTCCGCCGGATCGGAACAAGTAGCAGCATCTGTGGACGAGACTGCCCAAATTGCAAGGATTTCAGCCCACAATGCTGAAAATCTGGCGGCTTCCTCCAAAGGTCAGTTGGCCACTATGGAAGAGTTTGCGGTTTCCTTTGAATCCTTGAATCAGATGGCTCGCGAACTGGAAAGAATGATTACCAAATTTAAGATATAA
- the rpmI gene encoding 50S ribosomal protein L35 has product MPKMKTNKAAAKRFKKTGSGQLKRDRAFGSHLFANKSTKQKRHLRKAALVSKGDQKRMEQMLTYL; this is encoded by the coding sequence ATGCCTAAAATGAAAACCAACAAGGCCGCTGCGAAACGTTTCAAAAAGACTGGAAGCGGCCAATTGAAACGCGACCGTGCGTTTGGTAGCCACTTGTTCGCTAACAAATCGACTAAGCAAAAGCGCCACCTGCGCAAAGCTGCACTCGTTTCCAAAGGCGATCAAAAACGTATGGAGCAAATGCTCACTTACCTGTAA
- the moaA gene encoding GTP 3',8-cyclase MoaA, whose translation MPDKVLDLRNRPLRDLRISVTDKCNFRCRYCMPAEIFGPNFEFLPQSKLLTFEEITRLTQIFTSLGVGKIRITGGEPLMRRNLPELIRMIREVEGVQDIAMTTNGSLLSRHAQALKEAGLDRVTVSLDSLDNERFGMLNGRGYQVDAVLDGIRVAADAGLSVKINMVVQRGVNDQDILPMARYFREQGHTLRFIEFMDVGNSNGWRLDQVVPSREIVRMIHEEMPLVATEANYYGEVASRYRYEGSDQEIGLISSVTQAFCSTCTRARLSAEGKLYNCLFASSGDDLREPVRDGRTDEEIRELIRAIWERRDVRYSEERLSETPGLAKREKVEMSHIGG comes from the coding sequence ATGCCAGATAAAGTGCTTGATTTACGGAACCGTCCTCTCCGAGATTTACGAATATCTGTCACCGATAAATGTAATTTTCGTTGCCGTTATTGCATGCCTGCCGAAATTTTTGGACCGAATTTTGAATTTTTGCCGCAAAGCAAGTTGCTGACCTTTGAGGAAATTACCCGTTTGACCCAGATCTTTACTTCGCTTGGAGTCGGGAAAATCCGTATTACCGGCGGAGAGCCATTAATGCGCAGAAATTTGCCTGAATTGATTCGAATGATCCGTGAGGTTGAAGGCGTTCAAGATATTGCGATGACGACCAATGGTTCTCTCTTGTCCCGTCATGCGCAAGCGCTAAAAGAAGCAGGTCTGGATCGGGTCACGGTCAGCCTGGACAGCTTGGATAATGAGCGCTTTGGGATGTTGAATGGAAGAGGCTATCAGGTCGATGCCGTGCTGGATGGGATTCGTGTTGCAGCAGATGCCGGGCTTTCGGTCAAGATCAACATGGTGGTACAGCGCGGAGTCAATGATCAAGATATTTTGCCGATGGCACGGTACTTCCGTGAGCAAGGGCATACCCTTCGATTTATTGAATTCATGGATGTGGGAAACAGTAACGGCTGGCGGCTGGATCAAGTCGTACCTTCCCGTGAAATTGTGCGTATGATCCATGAAGAGATGCCGTTGGTAGCGACAGAAGCGAACTACTACGGAGAGGTGGCTTCCCGCTATCGCTATGAGGGATCGGACCAGGAAATCGGGTTGATTTCATCGGTGACCCAAGCTTTTTGCTCCACTTGTACGCGGGCTCGCCTGTCGGCAGAAGGGAAATTGTACAATTGTCTCTTCGCTTCATCCGGAGATGATTTGCGCGAACCAGTCCGCGATGGACGCACGGATGAAGAGATTCGCGAGCTGATACGTGCGATCTGGGAACGGCGTGACGTGCGCTACTCGGAGGAACGACTAAGTGAAACGCCTGGTCTCGCCAAGCGTGAAAAGGTCGAAATGTCCCATATCGGGGGATAA
- the ytxC gene encoding putative sporulation protein YtxC, producing MQTFRVLLENVPEHCDTYRTIVNEMTERVNTAPVRITYREQEENGYLLFYFQSWCESEYDAQTIEWARAFVALTLAEWVIQVKEPKIMEEMATDLLAAEQMETEWAEIFPYIQRMCQEIELDGRELLTATTRKANVYRKVFTYLESERTINVLGFIRFRLQEHWNELFELVETGIDEYLEDKQYQEFVELLRYFIAVQETKQEIVHVVPSVDKPFHLYDKKGDRLWLEQLDTVLNMDEQKCRDEDYLVSALVTLAPESIVLHLASEKPGLVQTIRSIFDGRLITCHSCSLCLSERRVLDGNNPSKL from the coding sequence ATGCAGACGTTTCGCGTATTGCTGGAGAATGTCCCTGAGCATTGTGACACGTATCGGACTATCGTAAATGAGATGACGGAGCGGGTCAACACTGCACCGGTGCGCATTACATACAGGGAGCAAGAAGAGAATGGATACCTCTTGTTCTACTTTCAAAGCTGGTGTGAGAGTGAGTATGACGCGCAGACCATCGAATGGGCGAGAGCCTTCGTTGCTCTTACATTAGCCGAATGGGTCATTCAGGTGAAGGAACCGAAAATTATGGAAGAAATGGCCACTGACTTACTCGCAGCCGAACAGATGGAAACCGAGTGGGCGGAGATTTTCCCTTATATTCAACGCATGTGCCAAGAAATAGAGCTAGATGGCAGGGAACTGTTAACGGCGACAACACGCAAGGCAAACGTATATCGCAAAGTTTTCACCTATCTGGAGTCGGAGCGAACGATAAACGTTTTGGGTTTCATCCGGTTTCGATTGCAGGAGCACTGGAACGAGTTATTCGAACTCGTGGAAACTGGTATTGATGAATATCTGGAAGACAAGCAATATCAAGAGTTTGTCGAGCTGTTGCGTTATTTCATTGCTGTACAGGAAACCAAGCAGGAAATCGTTCATGTCGTTCCTAGTGTGGACAAACCTTTCCATCTTTATGATAAAAAAGGGGATCGTCTTTGGCTTGAACAGTTGGATACCGTTCTGAACATGGACGAACAAAAATGCAGGGACGAAGATTATTTGGTCAGTGCTTTGGTTACACTGGCTCCTGAGAGTATCGTGCTCCATTTGGCTTCGGAAAAGCCTGGGCTTGTACAGACGATCCGCAGTATTTTTGACGGTCGGCTTATTACTTGCCACTCTTGTTCGCTTTGCCTATCCGAGAGACGTGTACTTGACGGGAATAATCCCTCTAAACTATAA